TAAAAAAACCTTACTTAGAACTTAGAAGAAGAATATAAAAGAGATTTATTCTCCCTAATATCATTTTGaatattgtattttataaaaatgacTGATTGGACaatctgttttattaaatgacaagaTAGACATTGTTTTttccaaaataatataaataagacattgatttcaattttcaataatttttttatataaccaacttgaaaacAATTCCTAATACGAAAGAATCTACAAAATGTAACCAATTTTATCATAATACATCTAGATCAacttattattaagttttattttgacaataaatattattttatactattttgaaaaatacatctaatttttcatttaacaaaatagaaaatctaatcaataacttttacaaaacacaagatcgaaaatagtatttacccaaatACAAATCcaacaataatattaatattttctatgtatGCTTACACTTTTATTTGGAGAACCCAATTGTAGGatcctcaaaaacatcttaaaaaacaaaaacttacTTAGAAATAGATAAAAGGGATTTATCCTCCTTTAGGCTTAGAGTTAACTAAACCAGACCAAAGTGAAACTCTTCTAGAATGAATAGGCCATAGTCTATGAAACCCAAGACCTCTGTGATTATGAAGCTGTGTAGTTTTGCTGCATTTACTTCCAACATTATCATAAAGAATTGTATAATTTGAGCTACTTATGTTTCTAAAGTAACACAAATCAACTCCATTGTACTTGTAAACTTGTTGTGTATTCCCAATTCCACTTACAACCAAGTTGTTCTTAACAACCATATTTCCTTGGCCACTCTGATGATTCTTAAGACTACTTTTTTCGAATCCCGAATCAGCAGAGCCTTTAGATTTCTTCTTCTCATTGTAACCCAAACTAACATTCGAAATCGATAAATAAGTCTTATTGCCTTGATCAAAGGTGTCAGAATACAAGAAAAGTGAGAACTTTTTAAGCGATTCGAACGAATGAACTTGCAAAGATTGAGAATTTTCAGCTTGAACAGAATCATTGAAATGTATGTCTTGTCTCACAATCTGCATATTTCCATTATTTCCCATCACAATCGAGTTTTGGTAAGAAAAATCTTGAATTGAACCAGTAGTGATATTCCCATAAGAGGAGTTAACCCATCCTGTTAACTTAATAGACCGGCTCGTGCTAGTGAGAAAAGTTCCATCCAAACCCGAAAAATTAGAAACCAAACTAACAACAAGCGGTGTGCTAACATGTTTCGAAACCTGCCCTTGAGTTTTCTCACTCTTTTTATCCAACCAAAGATGCAAATTTGCATCAATGTACCAAACATTCAAAGCATTAGTGACATTAAAACCAATCTCATGACTTTTTCCATCCAAAATCTCCCCAAGAAAAGGAGTGATTTCGATATTGTAAGAAGGTAAATCAAATGAACCAATAGCAGTAATAGGTCTCCATAAGAGAGGATTAACACCACCTGTAAAAATCACAGTAAATGGCCATATTGAACCAACAACAACACCATCAATACTAACTAAAACCTCTCTAAAAGGACCATTTCCAGGAGTACTAGTAAGATTATTTGCATCAATATACTCATTTGGAAGATTTGAGTACCAAAACTCATCATTCTCATGAAAAGAAACATAAACTTCAAGAACAGCCCTATAAACATTCTGAGGAATTTTCAACTCTTTCAATGCAAAATCAGTTGAATTCTTAATTTCAAACCATAACCCATCATTTAATGGCAAATTTCTTGAAATGGGCATTACTAAATCAGCCCAAGAATCATACCCATCAACCAAATTTTCCTCAATTGGATAAAATTGAAAACTCACATTCACATGATAAACACCAGTATAAGTTTTATCAACAAGATTACCAAGATAAACAGCAAGAGTTTGATTTTGATTCTTGTTTAACAACAATGAATAGTACCTTGTCACATCTTTCTCAACACTCCAAACAATCCCATTAGTTCTTGGCTCAGCCGTACAGCTACGAAGAAGCTCAACCCCATCAAGCCAAACCCCAAAAATCCGATCGAACTGTCTTCCTTTGGAAGTGGCATTCCATAAAAGAACGATCTTTGAGAATTTCTGATGAGATGGGCAGTGAGAAGGTGGGGAGTAAGGTGCTAAGACTGGTGATTTTCCATAGGTGAAAGCGAAATCATGGCGGAGGACGAGGTGGGAACAGGGTTTGGTTTTGGGGAGGTTAATGGGTTTTGTTACTTGGAAGTAATGAGTGGGTGGAGTTGTAGTGTCGTTTGGTGAAAGAGTGGAAAGTTCTGAGATTGAATTGAGTCTGTGGAGATTGGCTGAGGAGGTTAACAGAGTctggtgaagaagaaggaggagaaGGAGGAGGAGAGAGAAGggtgatgaagaagaagaggaagccaTGG
This region of Cannabis sativa cultivar Pink pepper isolate KNU-18-1 chromosome 7, ASM2916894v1, whole genome shotgun sequence genomic DNA includes:
- the LOC115697337 gene encoding peptide-N4-(N-acetyl-beta-glucosaminyl)asparagine amidase A, coding for MASSSSSSPFSLLLLLLLLLHQTLLTSSANLHRLNSISELSTLSPNDTTTPPTHYFQVTKPINLPKTKPCSHLVLRHDFAFTYGKSPVLAPYSPPSHCPSHQKFSKIVLLWNATSKGRQFDRIFGVWLDGVELLRSCTAEPRTNGIVWSVEKDVTRYYSLLLNKNQNQTLAVYLGNLVDKTYTGVYHVNVSFQFYPIEENLVDGYDSWADLVMPISRNLPLNDGLWFEIKNSTDFALKELKIPQNVYRAVLEVYVSFHENDEFWYSNLPNEYIDANNLTSTPGNGPFREVLVSIDGVVVGSIWPFTVIFTGGVNPLLWRPITAIGSFDLPSYNIEITPFLGEILDGKSHEIGFNVTNALNVWYIDANLHLWLDKKSEKTQGQVSKHVSTPLVVSLVSNFSGLDGTFLTSTSRSIKLTGWVNSSYGNITTGSIQDFSYQNSIVMGNNGNMQIVRQDIHFNDSVQAENSQSLQVHSFESLKKFSLFLYSDTFDQGNKTYLSISNVSLGYNEKKKSKGSADSGFEKSSLKNHQSGQGNMVVKNNLVVSGIGNTQQVYKYNGVDLCYFRNISSSNYTILYDNVGSKCSKTTQLHNHRGLGFHRLWPIHSRRVSLWSGLVNSKPKGG